Proteins found in one Oryza glaberrima chromosome 4, OglaRS2, whole genome shotgun sequence genomic segment:
- the LOC127770865 gene encoding MEIOTIC F-BOX protein MOF-like, whose product MASAAASDEPPRKRARSAGAEDRLSDLPDCLLHDILALVGSRQAVRTSVLSRRWRGLWRSAPRVDIDQREFRRACGGEEGEPVVDCDGFEDFADGILSPTLLGGTGTPPLDAFRLHLLYEGRFITFGRWVRRALTRRPASVDIHVEYGGTVDWPPALTLGDGAGTGRLKRLHLFGVHLGFISGDGGRLAELLPVLEDLRMESCTFGHEPSSPTTTIAIPTLRSLALAVVPRRTARPYALTVASPRVASLRLFLPFSRTRAAAVRVAPAEEGEALASLVTASITVLETDQELNRRMNKHKLDFLASTRNMLDRFPNVRNLDLSGFPTIALLDKASQEFPTLPSLTTLLLSECDVGANCYVLKSVLRNAPNLEHLRLHRCKFLGTPKRKRGNSRSKGKSSSTCLDSLSSKCKSLQSVEIKFRPIDNVRHHDLVGLLKEMLGETKRQHCKKSISEGTVTILIPIT is encoded by the exons atggcgtcggcggcggcgtccgacgAGCCCCCGCGCAAGCGCGCCCGAAGCGCCGGCGCGGAGGACCGGCTGAGCGATCTGCCGGACTGCCTCCTGCACGACATCCTCGCGCTGGTCGGGTCCCGGCAGGCAGTGCGGACGAGCGTCctgtcgcggcggtggcggggcctGTGGCGCTCGGCGCCGCGCGTCGACATCGACCAGCGGGAGTTCCGCCGCGCGTGcgggggcgaggagggagagccGGTGGTGGACTGCGACGGCTTCGAGGACTTCGCCGACGGCATACTGTCGCCGACGCTCCTGGGCGGCaccggcacgccgccgctggACGCGTTCCGGCTGCACCTGCTCTACGAGGGGAGGTTCATCACCTTCGGGAGGTGGGTCCGCCGCGCGCTCACGCGCCGCCCCGCGTCGGTCGACATCCACGTCGAGTACGGCGGCACGGTCGACTGGCCGCCGGCGCTCACCCTCGGTgacggcgccggcaccggccgCCTCAAGCGGCTGCACCTCTTCGGCGTGCACCTGGGCTTCATCTCCGGCGACGGGGGGCGGCTCGCCGAGCTCCTCCCGGTCCTCGAGGACCTGCGCATGGAGAGCTGCACGTTCGGGCACGAGCCATCatcacccaccaccaccatcgccatccCCACGCTCAGgagcctcgccctcgccgtcgtgcCCCGCCGCACCGCGAGGCCCTACGCGCTGACCGTCGCGTCTCCCCGCGTCGCCTCCCTGCGCCTCTTCCTCCCGTTCAGCCgcacgcgcgcggccgcggtgCGCGTCGCCCCcgcggaggagggcgaggcgcTCGCGTCGCTCGTCACCGCGTCGATCACTGTCCTCGAGACGGACCAAGAGTTGAATCGGCGCATGAACAAACACAAGCTCGACTTCCTGGCATCCACCCGCAACATGCTCGACCGATTCCCCAATGTCAGAAACCTAGATTTGTCAGGGTTCCCCACAATT GCACTGCTAGACAAGGCATCCCAAGAATTCCCAACGCTCCCTAGCTTGACAACCTTGCTTCTCAGCGAATGCGATGTTGGAGCCAACTGCTACGTGCTGAAGAGCGTCCTCCGGAACGCCCCAAACTTGGAGCATCTTAGATTGCACCGTTGCAAG TTCTTAGGTACGCCGAAGAGGAAGCGGGGAAACTCCAGGTCGAAGGGGAAATCTTCTTCCACATGCCTTGACTCGCTATCTTCCAAGTGCAAGAGCTTGCAGTCAGTGGAGATCAAGTTTCGGCCAATTGATAATGTTCGTCACCACGACCTTGTAGGGTTATTGAAAGAAATGTTAGGCGAAACAAAACGTCAGCACTGCAAGAAATCGATCAGCGAAGGCACGGTAACTATATTAATACCTATTACATAG
- the LOC127769659 gene encoding MEIOTIC F-BOX protein MOF encodes MEGIPQTAAAAAAAAEASEPPRKRARVDGGGGGAGEEEEDRLSDLPDCLLEDILAHLGSRQAVQTSVLSRRWRNLWRGVRVVVIDVGSFRLPGADGDPPRFRLDRIEDFADGVLSPSLHPGAARELDALRMRLDEDAVTTNFQRWIRRALWRRPATVDLYYLPRRSFSWPPAVPLTPVTAVSRLKTLRIFGLRPTVVFGADEFPALEDLHIERCSYAHGTIASPTLKRLALVSPINGCFVREQRLTAPGLTSLRLVLPYSREEGVRVITDAPLTSLVDASITIVDTDPGDPRNRRVNQFKVDFLVAISNLLGRLTSVRNLDLTGLNATALLDNKSQEFPMFPYLTTLLLNECDIGYKYHVLRSILQNAPNLEQLRLHNCKFVGKSRRKAGQTQSKEKTSKCSSSTLSSACSSLKSVEIKHPRGEPSHDLLHEFLKEIPHNQWRKRSIDEETISIELNRK; translated from the exons ATGGAGGGGATCCCCcagaccgccgccgcggcggcggcggcggcggaggcatcTGAGCCCCCGCGGAAGCGCGcccgcgtcgacggcggcggcggcggcgcaggggaggaggaggaggaccggCTGAGCGATCTGCCGGACTGCCTCCTGGAGGACATCCTGGCGCATCTCGGGTCCCGCCAGGCCGTGCAGACGAGCGTgctgtcgcggcggtggcggaacCTCTGGCGCGGCGTGCGGGTCGTGGTCATCGACGTGGGGTCGTTCCGCCTCCCTGGCGCCGACGGCGACCCGCCGCGGTTCCGCCTGGATCGCATCGAGGACTTCGCGGACGGCGTcctgtcgccgtcgctccaCCCGGGCGCCGCGCGGGAGCTGGACGCGCTCCGGATGCGCCTGGACGAGGACGCGGTGACCACCAACTTCCAGAGGTGGATCCGCCGCGCCCTCTGGCGCCGCCCCGCCACCGTCGACCTCTACTACCTCCCCCGCCGCTCCTTCAGCTGGCCGCCCGCCGTGCCCCTGACCCCGGTCACCGCCGTCAGCCGCCTCAAGACCCTGCGCATCTTCGGGCTCCGCCCGACGGTCGTCTTCGGCGCCGACGAGTTCCCGGCCCTCGAGGACCTGCACATCGAGAGGTGCTCGTACGCGCACGGCACCATCGCCTCGCCCACGCTCAAGCGGCTCGCCCTCGTCTCCCCAATCAACGGCTGCTTCGTCCGCGAGCAGCGCCTCACGGCTCCAGGCCTCACCTCGCTGCGCCTCGTCCTCCCGTACAGCCGGGAGGAAGGGGTTAGGGTGATCACCGACGCGCCGCTCACATCGCTCGTCGACGCGTCGATCACCATAGTTGACACCGATCCTGGGGATCCGCGGAACCGACGGGTGAACCAATTCAAGGTTGACTTCTTGGTTGCCATCAGCAACCTGCTTGGCCGCCTCACCAGCGTCAGAAATCTCGACCTGACTGGGCTCAATGCAACG GCACTGCTGGATAATAAATCCCAGGAATTCCCGATGTTCCCCTACTTGACAACCTTGCTCCTCAACGAGTGTGACATTGGATACAAGTACCACGTGTTGAGGAGCATCCTTCAGAACGCCCCAAATCTGGAGCAGCTTAGACTACACAATTGCAAG TTTGTAGGTAAATCGAGGAGGAAGGCTGGGCAAACCCAGTCGAAGGAGAAAACTTCAAAATGCTCTAGCTCAACATTGTCTTCCGCGTGCAGCAGTTTGAAGTCAGTGGAAATCAAGCACCCGCGCGGTGAACCTTCTCATGATCTTTTACATGAATTTCTGAAGGAAATACCACACAATCAATGGAGGAAGAGATCAATTGATGAGGAGACAATATCAATCGAGCTCAATAGAAAGTAG
- the LOC127771009 gene encoding uncharacterized protein LOC127771009: MASSASSSRHQVTITLGRSGQVVKRRAVSDIDNDDGVHLGRKRSVRDRLGNNMVGSESYDGQQRNKRRQIETNGLQHGDNDCQVGRDDLRLKLMKKGLSSNGGAEQNGVDLREKLSRKPKNIRRYDARGHVPESRSRYDGRDKIPELRSRYGMRERLPEPRTSALPSRIPSARSMDDLLKLGSSREAYSSWSGNLRHRSPEKLKSARRDMSPSRTYDHIRSMPPIRSAGTSRTSGLITRDAPDALRTQPYAGKSTISIDTTQPANGVASSATVMPTAPVMPEVPLTVTGLLNSLGLEKYVFLFHAEEVDMAALSQMGDSDLKEIGVPMGPRKKILQAVAPYSKRRR, translated from the exons ATGGCCTCCTCGGCGTCGTCATCCAGGCACCAGGTCACCATCACCCTCGGCCGCAGCGGTCAG gTTGTCAAAAGGCGAGCTGTATCTGACATTGATAATGATGATGGTGTGCACTTAGGAAGAAAACGATCTGTGAGGGACAGACTAGGAAATAATATGGTTGGTTCTGAGTCGTATGATGGCCAGCAGCGTAACAAAAG ACGACAGATAGAAACCAATGGTTTGCAGCATGGAGATAATG ATTGCCAGGTCGGTAGGGATGATTTGAGATTGAAGCTTATGAAGAAAGGCTTGTCTAGCAATGGTGGTGCAGAACAGAATGGAGTGGATCTCCGTGAAAAGCTTTCCAGGAAACCTAAGAATATAcggaggtatgatgcaagagGACATGTTCCAGAATCAAGGTCTAGATATGACGGAAGAGATAAGATTCCAGAATTAAGGTCAAGATATGGCATGAGAGAGAGGCTCCCTGAGCCAAGGACATCTGCTCTTCCTAGTCGAATTCCTTCTGCAAGAAGCATGGATGATTTGTTGAAGTTGGGCTCTTCAAGAGAAGCTTATTCCTCGTGGTCTGGTAATTTGAGGCACAGGTCCCCTGAAAAACTTAAAAGTGCTCGCAGAGATATGTCTCCCTCAAGAACATATGATCATATTCGTTCCATGCCACCCATTAGATCTGCTGGTACCTCAAGGACTTCAGGTCTCATCACTAGAGACGCTCCTGATGCATTAAGAACTCAACCTTATGCTGGCAAGTCTACCATTTCTATTGATACAACTCAGCCAGCAAATGGAGTTGCTTCATCTGCTACAGTGATGCCTACAGCTCCTGTGATG CCAGAAGTACCGCTAACAGTTACTGGGTTGCTGAATTCACTAGGACTTGAGAAGTATGTCTTCCTCTTCCATGCTGAAGAG GTGGATATGGCTGCATTGAGTCAGATGGGAGACAGTGACCTGAAGGAAATAGGGGTACCAATG GGTCCTAGAAAGAAGATTCTCCAGGCAGTGGCACCTTATTCAAAACGGCGTAGATGA
- the LOC127771010 gene encoding peroxidase 31-like — translation MGALLLRCALLALAAGLVAARGGGGGGAGAAGRLSPNYYRHSCPRVERIVADVVAAKQRANPSTAAGTLRLFFHDCFVGGCDASVLVSPLSADRSPERAAEINLSLPGDSFDVVARAKAALEVACPGTVSCADILALAARDLVGILGGPRFPVALGRRDARRSDARDVEGNLPRTNMSARAMAVLFARKGFTPRELVALAGAHTVGFSHCGEFAHRLYSFRSADGYDPSLNPAFARALQSSCANYRSDPTISIFNDIMTPGKFDEVYFKNLPRGLGLLASDAALWEYPATRVFVQRYADNRTAFFEDFAAAMQKLGAVGVKTGRQGVVRRHCDVL, via the coding sequence atgggCGCGCTTCTCCTCCGCTGCGCCCTCCtagccctcgccgccggcctcgtcgccgcgcgcggcggaggcggcggcggcgcgggggcggcgggtaGGCTGTCCCCCAACTACTACCGCCACAGCTGCCCGCGCGTGGAGCGGATCGTCgcggacgtcgtcgccgccaagcAGCGCGCCAACCcgtccacggcggcgggcacgctccgcctcttcttccacgactgcttcgtcggGGGGTGCGACGCCTCGGTCCTCGTCTCCCCGCTCTCCGCCGACCGGTCGCCCGAGCGCGCCGCGGAGATCAACCTCTCCCTCCCGGGCGACTCCTTCGACGTGGTGGCGCGCGCCAAGGCCGCGCTCGAGGTGGCCTGCCCGGGgaccgtctcctgcgccgacatcctcgCGCTGGCGGCGCGCGACCTCGTGGGCATCCTCGGCGGGCCCCGGTTCCCCGTCGCGCTGGGCCGCCGCGACGCGCGCCGGTCCGACGCGCGCGACGTCGAGGGGAACCTCCCGCGCACCAACATGTccgcgcgcgccatggcggTGCTGTTCGCGCGCAAGGGGTTCACACCGCGGGAGCTCGtggcgctcgccggcgcgcaCACCGTGGGATTCTCCCACTGCGGCGAGTTCGCGCACAGGCTGTACAGCTTCAGGAGCGCCGACGGGTACGACCCGTCGCTGAACCCGGCGTTCGCGCGCGCGCTGCAGAGCTCCTGCGCCAACTACAGGAGCGACCCGACCATCTCCATCTTCAACGACATCATGACACCGGGCAAGTTCGACGAGGTCTACTTCAAGAACCTGCCGCGCGGGCTCGGCCTGCTCGCCTCCGACGCCGCGCTGTGGGAGTACCCGGCGACGAGGGTGTTCGTCCAGCGCTACGCCGACAACCGGACGGCCTTCTTCGAGGACTTCGCCGCGGCGATGCAGAAGCTCGGCGCCGTCGGCGTCAAGACTGGCCGCCAGGGCGTCGTCAGGCGGCACTGCGACGTCCTCTGA